DNA from Toxoplasma gondii ME49 chromosome X, whole genome shotgun sequence:
ATGTCGCATACGCTGGACTTCATGTTGTTCGGAATCCATTCGACAAAGTAAGAAGAGTTCTTATTCTGCACATTCAGCATTTGTTCGTCCACTTCTTTCGTGGACATCCGACCCCGAAACATGGCGCAAGCAGTTAGGTAGCGACCATGTCGCGGGTCCGATGCGCACATCATGTTCTTTGCATCGAACATTTGCTGCGTCAGCTCTGGGACAGTTAAGGCCCTGTATTGCTGGCTCCCGCGACTTGTGAGGGGCGCAAAGCCGATAAGGAAAAAGTGGAGGCGAGGGAAGGGAATGAGGTTGACCGCAAGTTTCCTTAAGTCGCTGTTCAGTTGACcggggaagcgaagagagcaggTGACACCAGACATGGCAGCGCTAACGAGGTGGTTCAGATCTCCATACGTGGGCGTCGTCAGCTTCAGGGTTCGGAAACAAATGTCGTACAATGCTTCGTTGTCGATCACTTGCACTTCGTCTGCATTTTCCACGAGCTGGTGAACAGAGAGTGTGGCATTGTAAGGCTCGACGACTGTGTCAGACACTTTGGGGGATGGAAACACACTAAAGGTTTCCATGATCCGGTCGGGGTACTCCTCACGGACTTTACTGATCAACAGGGTGCCCATACCGCTGCCTGTGCCTCCCCCTAAGCTGTGCGTGATCTGAAAGCCCTGTAAACAATCACAGCCTTCAGCTTCTTTGCGGACAATGTCGAGAACAGAATCAATCAGTTCTGCACCCTCAGTGTAGTGGCCTTTGGCCCAGTTGTTCCCAGCTCCAGTCTGACCAAAAACGAAATTATCCGGACGAAAGAGCTGACCAAAGGGTCCTGCTCTGACACTGTCCATCGTGCCGGGTTCCAGATCCATCAAAATGGCGCGCGGGACGAAGCGCCCGCCCGTCGCTTCATTGTAAAACACGTTTACCCGTTCCAATTGCAGATCGCTGTCGCCATTGTACGTCCCTGTCTGCAAGCGGAAACAGTAACAGAAAAAGTCCGAACTCAGTCCTCACGGATATTATGCGCCTCGTTGTTCAGCGGCACTCAAAAAAAGAACGATATGGACACAAGTGGGAGGAAGCTAATGACACGAACAGATGGCACGAAATGGGTACCATGAAGAAGCATGCAGACTCCAGTCTTTCATGGCTACGAGAATCTCGAAGCCTCTCTTTTAACATGATCTTATTGGTCCGTCGGCATAAAATAAAAGCGTGTGCTTGAGAAATGTTTTGAACTGTATTCCGAACCCCTGTAGAACAAACGAACGTCTGAACGCAAGACGTATACTTTCCAATGTTCTAGTACTGATACAACATAGGCAGTGCTGCAGTAAAGATGGTCGAACTATATCCTGGAGCCCATGAAGCATTTCCGTTGCGGTGTCGTGCCCGCCCCAAAGTTCACATTTGCACTCCCACAGGTTTATACAAACTATGCCTTGTTTTGCTCAGAAAGCTCACAGGGTCAATTCCATGCTCGTCCGAAATTACTTCCCAGAATTTGGCTCCGATCTGGTTGCCGCACTGGCCTCCCTGAATGTGTACAATTTCTCTCATTTTGTTAAGTTAGGGCTATGTTGGTAAATgtgcagcgaaggagaggatcTTTGTTTGCTGTTGCGGGGAAACATAACCGTgtcgtcgcctcctcttgACAAGAAATAGGAACGTCCATATACATAAGCATACGTATACATGGAGTTCTTAAGTTCAGACGTTTAGTTTACAAGCTAAGAAGTGCTGCTATGCAAACTCTGAATCCTTCAGCGTGAACAGCAAACGATTTCCCTTTGTGCTGGAAATCGACGAAAGATTTTTGTGTGAGGGcgcgcatacaggagtacCCACAAGCCGCAGAGAGTTCCCCACAGCAGGGCAGATGCGGGGACCGCCAGACAATCCAGCCGCCCGGTTATCAACTAAGTAAACTGACAAGTATTTGGTGAGTCCTTCCGAGTCTCGAAAAATAATACAACCCGAAGTGATGCGGCACTGAAGATTACCGGAcctttctccagtgcccCTAACAACACAAACTCAACCTGCTGAAGGGCGTTATCTCCTGACCCCTTCTCACAAGGCATATAGTGCACATCCTCTTTTAGGAAGCTTTCGCGCGGAGGCAGGTTTTCAAGGCTCTGGGAACGTTTATTCTGCTTGTGAGAGAACTGTGGTTCCTATCGAAAACGCCCGGAGCAGCGTGAACAACGCTTGACGTTGATAGAATCACGTGATACATATTTCGCTCATCAGAGAACAAAAAACTAGAAGCGCTATTCCATTCATATTTTCGTCCTGGGTGAGACGCTAGCTTCCAGTCACGTTTGCTCTCCTTCAATATGCCACAAACATCCCTGAACAACGACAGCATAGCTTCCTAACGAATAAAAGCAACATCACAAAAAGTCTTTCCTATGAGATCCTTTACACACTTTCAACATTTCACTAGATCCTCGTTTGATAAACAGTCCCCATCATTGGTCGGTCTTCCTCGATCAGTCTGTCAGGCTATGACGATGCTCTTCAAATCATGTATTACAGACAGTCAACTGAGGAAAACGAGCAACCATCAGCTCTACACTGTCGCTGCCACAGCATTGTTCACTAGATCTCTGCGCATCATTTACGCACTTTGTTAATGAACAAACCAATTTTACTCGGGGTGACATTAGGCATACACCACAGGTTTCCTGGGCGTCTCGGAAAGGATGAACACCGTGGGTGCATTTGTGCACTCACCCTTACTTGTCGCTGGCTTATCTCCCTATCCCAAGCTTCAGAGGCAAACAAGAAAACTGTTAGATCTCTCGATAGCAGAACTTCTACTGTACTTCTGAGACTTCACCAGGAGTGGGATGGATGGTCACTAACGAGTAAATTCACGGACCCGCCTAGAGTATTCGAGAAACAACTGATGGAAATGACATGCACCGCTTTGGAGTGTATCACGAATGAGCGACAGTCTGGATGATGACACCAGAACCaacaggaggcagaagcgaggTTTTTCTTCATGCTGCGCTTCTAGAGAGCTCAACCCCGCTCTCATGTCATGCTGTCCAGCTGTTATCTTGCACTACGAACCGGCCACTTCGTGCCCTTGGTATTCGTATGTTGTTTAATTCAAACCTCACAATTCCACCCTCGTAACAGAGACACAAGCCCTCTACACGTTTGAGTCCTCTCATGAGCAGATGGCCATTCACTAGCAGCTTCTCAGGCCAAGAACCAACTTTTGCCTATGCAACAGTTGGAGAAAGAACGCCGGGGTACAAAGGAGCAAAACACATCACTGTAGAGCTGTTCTATTTACACCTCTGCCCAACGTGTACACCCTTCTCCTGAGGCACCACACACCCGTGGCTGCCAGCAGTCCACGGTGTGACTAAATATGTTTACACAGTGTGAAAATTTTCCACCCGCACTGAATCATTCTGACGTTCTGTTTGCATATCGTGTTgaggactggagagagagatggataTGTCACAGATGAACAAAAGTATGCAGAGGAACATCGTTCGTATTTCTTCAGCGCACATGCACTGCCTGCAGGGTTGGAGCTCCACGCCGATGTACCGGAAGGAAAACAGGGACGTGGTTTCTCAATGAATGTACAGTACTCTGATTGCGAAAAAATCGTGCATCGAATTGTTGCTGGAGTAAGGGGAAGGGGAAAACAAAAAGGGGCCGGCTTAACGCGGTTTGCGTGAAAGTACACCGAAGAGCCTCCTAGGGGGCTCGAACCCCTGACCACCAGCTTAAAAGGCTGGCGCTCTACCGACTGAGCTAAAGAGGCTGAAGTTCAGCCGCTTGCTAACTGCGCGCCTAAGGAATGATGAAGGCAAGCCAAAAACTTATCACAAGTTGGGTAAGTCCTCGAACAATGCGAAATAGCGTTGTTTCTCGGTTCCTAGATCATCGTTGTGGTGGCTTTATGATGTGAGCGGGATATTTTTTCGGCTGGCATTTCTAGTCTGCAACTCTCCCGCATCTTCTTCCGTTGCGGTCGGGGTGGCGCTCAGGAGTGGTGAAGGGTAACCACGTGGAGGCGGTGGCTGGAATGTGAGTGGCGTAAAACGGCATGCAGTTTTCAAGGCTGGATGGATGCTTACGTCTGAACGAGGCGTTGGCAGACCCCGGCTGTGCGGCCATCTGCGTCTTAAGGCTGTGTGGGACAGACTTCGTTTTCATACGAGAGGACGCGTCAGAGACTCGATAGTGTGCAGGACATTCGGAAGAAGTCTTTGTCGTGAGGGGTGAGACAGGGAGCCGGAggcagggagagacagagaggcgagccTCGCTGGGGTACTTTTGTGTCCCAGGATGTTTGTGCCTCTATCTTTCTTTTTTGTCGACAGGTAACAACGTTCTGCGCCTGTTTCGTTTCGGCGAACTATCAAGCGCCCGCGAGCGATTGTGTGTTCCTACCAGTGATAGATTatcccccccccccgtccacctcttgtttttttccgGTTTTCCCGATTACGCACCACTTCATGGAGGTGTTGGGGTTGACAGCGTCGATTTCTCACACTGTCTCAATCTTTTTTGGGCCTCAGCAGCAGAACTCGAAAGAAGTGATCGGTGTAAATTCACATGGTTGTCTTTCCCTGTTCCAATGATGGGGTCAGGTGAACGGCGTTAGTAGCGGACTCGTGTGTGTACGGCGTTCCTGGTACAAAGTGCGGGCTCTACCTGCGTTATTTTTTTCGTTGCCGCAGAGGGAACGCACAGATTTATGCTGTTATATCAGCACAAATGTGACCCGTTGGAAAATTGTGACTCTTCGGGAGTGATCGAAAGCCTAAAATTGGTTTGTTGCGCGGTTTTTCCCTGAGATGCTGCGCTGAAGGGTAGCAGAAAGCATGGTAGCCACGAAGCGTCCCGAATATATATCTCGATTAGCAGTTGTGCGTGAAATTGTGTCTTCGTGTGCTGCACAGAGAAcacgcatacacacacacacacgcttGACACGTGCTGTGCGTTTGGACGCTGTCTGCGCTGCCTTCATGTTTGTTGGTAAAACGAACTGAAGTGGAACGCGTGGTTGGCATGCCGTTCTGTTCCGAGACATCTGATTTCTTGCGTATCGGGTCCGTCTTACGTACGCCGCCTTTCCATTCCCGTACTGTTTCTCACTCCGAGTTCTTCCACAGTGATGCGATCGTTTGAGGAGCTCTCTGTCCACGCATTGTATCTGCCGGATTTCCAGTGAATGCTTCGTGTTTGGCAGAGTTCGAGACGTGGCGTGCACGGATTTGTCCCTTATTCTGTGATCTTTGCGTTTGGCCAGTCAGCGCGCTTGCAGGAAAGGAATTTGGGGCGAGATGCAGGTGTCCATTTCTGTGCCACCACCTGCGTTGTCTTTCGTACCCAGCGGACAGCAGTTCCAGCAAACAAATCTGCAGCTGTGCCAGGCACACCTCGTGTCACCTCGAATTCCTACACTTCTCGAGAGCGAGcactgtgtgtgtgtcgatCAATCCCAGCCCTCTCGTGAGTGCCGGTagtgtctttttttcctcccgCCTCACTACCTGCGATATCTGAAGCACAAGTCTGACTGCGAGCGCGGGCTTCTCAGGTGTTTTTGCCTGTGAGCGAGGCAGGCCGAGCAGCGACACCTTCACACCTTAGCGCGGCAGCGGAGTCGCGCTCTGAGACCAGGTGCCACCCTGACGGCCACATTCACGGTTTGCGTGCAGGTCAGAAACATCGGATTCAGCGGTTCCAGAAAAAGGTGGCTGAGCGTGGAAAGCCGCTGTTACGAGGCAGGGGTTGGGGAGCGTCTGAGTCGAAcgtgtgcatgtgcatgcatgcatttccttTCCTGTACCGACGGGAAGCCCCACGCGCGCGGCGATCGGCGAAATCTgctggaagaagaaatgggGCTAGACAGTAGAAACGAAGGGGGATTCTCGCACCACGCGTCGCAGCGCGGGTGGGTGGGACGGCCCGATGACGGTGAGTGGTAtcggagagagcgaggaaacagTGACGATTTCGACCGGCGGCAGCATGCAGCCTCGCGATCCGGAGATTACACACCATCGGGcgggcgcatgcacatgagAGGTCCCAGCTATTCACCCGACCGAAGAGTCCAGGAGAGATCTGGTGGGCGCGAGTACGCGGGACCCGTGGGCTATTCGTCTAATGGAGGAGGCTTGCCTGTGGGCCCGTCTCAGCGACTTTTGGAGGGCGAGAGATACTCGTCGAAGGATCCATTTCACGGGTCTGCATATTCCCATCCGGCGCGTGACGCCTCAGATTCACTGCGGCGGCCGCTTGTGGCAGAAAACCACAACAGGGGCACTTGCCACCCTTGTGTGTTCTATGCTGTCGGGAGATGCAGAAATGGAGGAGAGTGCCGAAACTgccacgaagaagagcacaGCGATACCCGCAGTCCCCTGTTTGCTCTTGACGTTCTCCACCGGAAGGGACTGTGCATCGTCTGCATTGACTTCAAACGGAAGGGCATCTGCAACGATCCAGACAGGGCGCACAGATTGTTGTACTGCCACCACCCGCAGCACCGGCCCAACGCTGGTGACttcgcagaagacagaggaagagacagcgctGCCTGCACGGGCGGCCCACGTAGAGCGCTTGAAGATCTTTCGCCAAAGGTGTACCGTTCAGCTGGTTACTGGGGAGAGGCGCATATTTCAGCAGGCCGATGCAGGCAGCGGGAGGAGGAATACGACGACTGTTCGGGACGGGAGAGCGCTCGACGGCGCCTTTTGTCTCCGGAACTATGCTCGCGAGGATACGGTTCTTCTATGCGAGCGTATTCCGGGGTCGCTGGCGGATCCAAGTGCATGTCGCCTCCGGGCAAAGATGACTACTGTGGccacgagagaggaacaggaggTGGTTCGGGTGGACGTACGGCGTCCCTGTGTGTCGGCCGAGGCGTGCAGCCGCCGAATTCGCGGCTACATCCGCCTCGAGTTTGCGAAGAACGGCGGTGCGTCCCGTGCTCAGTCTTTTTTTCGGAAGGCCGTTGTCGCCGGATTGACTGTGCCCGGTGTCACGAACCGTGCCACGGCAgtgcgtcttcgcctcttttttACCACCGCGTTCTTCACGATATGAACCGATGTGAACCGTGTCGCGCGTTCGCTGATGGATGCTGTCCACTCAGTGATGGTGCCTGTTGTTTCTGCCATGACCGAAGCCACGCCGGCGatcgtctgtcttctctaAAGCCGGCAGCCATGTACTACCCTGCGCGTCGGGAACCTTATGAGGCCACTTCGGGTCGCGCAGCAGGCGGGCCGAGTTACAGGGGGGCCCGCGAGGTGGACAGTTTCCGACGAAGAGAGCCATTAGGTGTGGGACGAGACGGCTTGGACAAGGGCAGTCGAGGTGGAGATTCTGGCGACCGCAATTATGCGTCACGCGGGGGGCCGCGAGTGCAGCGCGTTGAACGAGGAGGCGCTGCCCTGGGGGGTACTCATCCCGACCGGTGCGTTCCTTGTCTGTGGTATTTCCAGCACGTGACGGGGTGTGGAAAAGGCCGAGCCTGCTCTGGGTGTCACCACGAAGACCACCGTGACCCGCAAAGCGACCTGCATCCGTCGAAGCGCTTGCATGTGCTGGGAAGGTGCGTACCGTGTCGAAATTACTTCAAAGGCATCTGTCCCCGTCAGGCTGAAGCTTGTGGCTTCTGCCACCACGAAGAGCACCGGAGCATGACCGGGAGCAAAGGCGAGAGGgtgcgcgaggaagagcggaaaGAGCAGAGGGAACAGGATGGAAGTCGCCAGGAGGAATGCGGAAAGACGTTGGGGGGTCTGGGATGTAGTGTCGAGACACCCAGAAACAAAGAGGGCGAAAGCAGGACAGTCTCGGTCACGAGTGGGTCGGGGGAGAAGGTAGACAAAGGCGAACCCGGCGGGCCTGGCGAGTCAGAGGAGCcgcgcgaagaggagaggaaaacggaaaaggaGGCTGACAAAGAGGGATATTCGGGCAAACTTGCGAAGAATGGGGGTACGAAACGCGCAGTGCATTATGTACGTCAGAGAGGTCAGAACGAGCCTCGAGCGCACGAACGTGGCGTCTGTCGCCCCTGTGCCTTCTACTTCATCGGCCCGCAAGGCTGTCTAAAACGGGACCGCTGCCCAGACTGCCACCATGCCGACCACGCAAATCCTCATTCCTCAGCTCATCCGTCGAAGTTGCTGCACTTGAAGGGCACCTGCAGGCCGTGCATTTCTTTCCAGCGTGGAACGTGTACAAAGGCTGCGGAAAACTGTGTTTACTGTCACCATAGCAGTCACCTGCATGAGGCATGCGACGACCGTGAGAGTGGGGACAAACAAGAAACGATGGAAGAAAGTGACCAAGTGGACGCGGCTGAGTTTCCTGTCCAGGACCTGGGTGACGGCCCGGTGTGTTGCCAAGAAGAGCAGCTTGAAAACTCTCCGTGCTGCCAACAACTGCCTGGGGAAAGTTACCCCATCTCAGACAGGCGTGGAGGGGAATCAGAAGAGACTCCAGTCGGCGGAGACCGAAGCAAAGTGTGTCTGTGCGATGAGCAGGAGATGGACAGGGGGACAGAGTCCACTGACGTCGTTGGGGACCATGAAACGAAGCCTGAACAACACGCTGGCGGAAAGGGCAACATAGGCGACGATGAAACTGTGGCAGGCCATTCCTGTCCGCTCATCGTTTCTCCTCGGCCGGATGACGAGGCCGACAAGGCTCTCGTGACTGAAGAGGGGGCAAACGGTCACAACATGTGAAGAAATGGTGCGTGCGGCTGTGCGGCAAAGTGAACTACGATCTGTACCTCTTAGGACCGTTATATGGTGAAAGAAGCCCGAATGGCATTCTTCGGACCGACCAAGTCCTCCAGAAGGAGGCGTGCAAAGAATTCTTTGACTGGTTGCAGCGCGCGCTAGGACGACAAAATGAAAAGAGTAGCTGGCTCGGAGACCACAGTAATGTGTTCGTGTACGTTTCACTCCCACCTTGGAAAAGTGTGCAGACTCTGGTGAGGAAATCCTTACGCCGTCTCCCGCAAAAAGTATGAGGAGGTACTCAGAGACGGAAGATAATTGGTCAACAATAGGCTCAGAATTCAGCCCATGCAACGTCGAAAGGTTGAAAACGCTCCGTGGTCTGCCAGAATCGTTCACAAAAAACAATCCGGAAAGTTTCCGCGCCTAGGGCGTGGCAGTGCAGTCGAGGCCCAGAGATTGACAATACGGGCGAACGAATCTGGATACTCGCTGAAATGCACTTTCATGGATAATCCGCGCCAATTCGGAGGACGTGCACTTCTGTCAGCCGAGAGCCGAGCCCCTCGCTACGAGCTGCTGTACTGTCAGGACAGCGCTATTATATGTTGATGTGGTGACTCACCTCCAGACGCGGAAAGGAGATTGGGAATCGTTCGTCGCAGGCCGTGATGGCGGCTTTTTTGTTGGGATCTCTTGGCAAGAGCACGGTGAAAGAATTACAGAATCGGGGACCACCAGGGGGCTTTCAAGTTTGTGGCTCAGTGCCACGGTGGTTTCGTGTCCGCACAAAAGAGTATACAACTTGGTATTTGGTAAAAGTCCGGAAATAGGCGGTTccaagatatatatatatatatatcatgAATACATGTATATTCCTACACACTCTTATGTAAACGCTTAGACATGCATAACGTCTCTTCAGTCATCCTTGGAACACGTATACGCGGTGGCCAGTGTACACTCTCGCGCTGGAGTGGATGTTTTTGCTCTGGACGAACCAACGCCGCGGAAATCTATTATTCTAGGATGTCTCCGGAAATTCAATCCGAGATGGTTCGATGGAAGCATGCAAACGTTTGATATAAAGCATATGCGCGAACACCCAGAAGAATCACTCCCGTCTCAGAGCACGTATCTTGCCAGTATGAGTAGAACGAGGCACAACAATCGGGTCGAACCTGTCTAGAAGGACGTGGCGACCCCCGCTATTGTTTAGTGCTCCATTTTGCCATGCGTCATCCAGTCCGCCGCGattcgtgcatgcatgcttatTTACACCCGCCTGAAGAAATGCTACTGCTCAACTCGGCACAGAATGCACCTGTATTGCGCGTAGAGAGGTGCCCGGAGTGATCAAAACTGAAGCAAGGAATTGCAAAGTAAGCAACTGAAGAGTTTCAAGTTATCAACTAGGAAGACTGGAAGGACTTCCGGACGGATGCAGTTCTGCTATGTTTGCCGCAGGCGGGCCTTCGGCAAGGGTGACACGACTTGCCCTGACTGGCTGCATCTATGTAATTTACTTCGCGTCTGTTGGAAACATCGCATTGTAGTGTTCAAGACTAAGGTGCAGTGCACGAGCGTCTAAGGGGGGACAATAACTCAATTGTTTTCCACGTTCGTCGTAATCGTTGGATGGGAATGCTCACGTTTTGGCATTTGTTGATGTCGACCTGCTGCAATATTGGTCGACAAAGGGACAAAGCGAGCTGTCAGGTGAGTTGGTAGTTACGTCTCCAATAAGAAAATGGCCGTGACCTAATTTTTACGGATGACTTGACCAGAAGCCAGGAGAGGCTTCCTCGATCATTAGAAACCCGAATTTCAACTTCCACATCCCAGAATTCTTACGCCGATGGAGTTATATGATTGTAATCGATTCGACAGCAGTGTATCTACAAAGGAACTGGTAAAAGCAATGAACATGCCAGTCCATCTGAATACGTCTCGTTTAACGCGGATAATGAGCATTAGGGAAATTTTTCTGAAGGAATTTCCTCACCCGAGTCGCTACATATTTATTCGAACCCGACTGTGTgctttccctttctccagGTGAGTCGGAGGTAAGCCTGAAAACCTTTCTGTACATTTGACTGAAAAACCACACAACTGCGCAGAAAAGTTCGGCGCACTGCACGTCCGGAGGGGAAAATCTGCTTCTCGCCCATGTAACATGCGGAATTCATGTTTCAGGTACCACAGACGAGTTAACAGCATGAAAAAATACAATCCCGGTTATAGTGAAGGAATGAATGCGCATCGAAAGATCGAATCCTTAACGTCTAAACCCCGCTTCCAGCGTTCGATCGTTAGACGTGACGTCACAAATGCGTGCATAAATGCTGTCTCAAAAAGTCACGACTAGCCAAAGTTCCGAAATCAACTAGAATTGAAGTCACAGGCAGTTTTTCCTGAGTACGCGGAGTGTCTGGGGACAGCGCTCTCTGAAAAAAGGAATCTTCCTTTCTAAAGGCGTTCAACACAGAAAGAGCTGATGTTACGCGCGATTCCTAATGGGAACTAGCAGGCTGTTGCTTCCGGTCACAAGCTACAACTGCGTGCCCAGAAGCATACTGACGGATATTTCGACATATTCGGCCCAACTCGAGTATACATTCAAAATACGGAAGTGTGCCGGAACGCACCTTGAAAGGATCGCAGGTAAACAGATTCACCACCCAGCCATGATTATCATCCTGTTTGTTACTACCACATTGTGACGGGACGTAGCTCACGTTTAGAAACGCGATGCCCACTTCAATTATCAACGCAGAAATCTCCATATGCTAACAGTGGCAGACGTACGCCGCGCTTTCGCGAACCACAGGGGGAGAATACACACCACCAGAGTAAAATCACAGGACTTCCTTGTACGGCTTCCCTTACCCGCACCAAGTTAGGAAAGAGAACTATTGGGGCAGGCAATCCTAATGCAAAGAGCCATCTTGTACTCAAAGTTGCCACACCAGTTAATTCCTTGTACGTGAACGGCCCCTACAATTAGTGGAATGCCAACAGTTACTTCGATGCAACACAGCAACCTATGCAGGGCATAATTCGCGCACAAGCGGGAAACTATGATGCCTTGTATTTGCCCTTTCGTCGTGTCACTGTCCGCGGTGAAAGACAAATGCTAAAGGACAATACGTATGAAGAAACTAGTTCCCCTACAGGGAACACGCATTGGAAGATGAGAAACAATGCCGTCACAGaaactgtctcctttccgcaAACATCACATGCTCTTGGCTCTCACTGGTCCTTGGGCCTCGAACTAGCACGTTAAACTCTTGCTAGACTATCCGCATACATAGTGTGCACCCCAATCCTTCATGCAGTCTCTTCAGTAGCAGTGGGTGCTGCTTGCTCTTCAGTAGTGGAGGGTGCGGCTGGCTTTGCAGTAGTAGAGGGTGGTGCTTGTTCTTCAGCAGAAGGTGGTGCCTGCTCTTCGCTAGCAGTGGGCGCTGCTGGCTCTTCGATGGCAGGGGTTGCTGATGTTGCAGTGTCAGACCTCCGAACAGGggccgccttctctgcgtcctgaAAGGACGGAAGCACCTCATTGTTTTCGGAAGATCCGGTTTTGAACAAGGCACTCACGCCTTCCATTCCCGCAGGGAGATATGCTTGGAGGTTGGCCCCTTTCTCCTGAGTTTCTGCACAGGCTTCAGTGGCCACTGCAGAACTTTCTTGTGTCAATGAGCGGAACAGTTCTGATACACCATCGAAACTCGTCGTAAGGTACGCAGTTAACCCGGCAGCGCTGCTCTCCTGCTCTGTGTGTTCTGCCACCTTTGCATCATTTGCGGGTGCATCCTTAGAAGGTTCTTCGCTTGACGAAGACGGTGGCTCGTCTGCTTTGTCTTCACCAGTTAGTGCCTCTTTCACCGCTTCGAGTGACATGTATGACCCGAGGTTGTTCACCACCTCGGACGACGCCGAAACTGCGCTTGCGCTGTCGGTGCTGAAGAAGTCACCGAGACCTGACAGATAGCGGGAAAATCCATGGTTGATCAGTGGCGGTGGATCTTTGGAGTTTTCATCTTGGGTGGGTGCTTCCACAGATGCTTGTGCGGGCACCGCTTCTTTGGGGGGCTCGCTGAGTCCAGTCTCCGTATTCGGGACCTGTTCTGAGACGCAAAAGGTAAACACAAGACGCCATCACAGTATGTCTCAACAGTGGGCGCATCTCGATCCGAAAGACCTCGCCCACCGGCACCATGTAAGGGTTGTACATGACCTGTGTCGCACACCATGAATGCGTGGGAAAGCAAGGATGCTGAATATCCGCATATGCACATGCCGACAAGCTGGGTAAAGCTTCCTGCTCACGCCTCTTCAGTCTCATTTGACACTAGGGTTGCCTACCAGGTCTTTGACCCTCCGCTTCCGAGCTTTGTTCGTTCCCCATGGTACCAAGCGGGACACTTGCCAGGCACTGCCTCTGCTATTGGTAGCTCTGAGCGAATATGCGGCAGGTATTCGCCACTTCCGCTCGACCGCCTAAGGCACAACAAGCCTGCCAGTCGCAACGATGACGCATCTTAAAGAAAGGGCGCACTCACCAGGCTCAAATGCAGTTTCAAGTCACCTTCATCGCGCTTGGTTAAGTCCACAGCAGCAGCATAACATTTTTGTTCTTTAAAGGCAGGACTCCGATACAAGCAATCAAGTTTTAGAGCTCGAATTGCCGCCCCTTTATAAACAACAGCGAGTTCTATCGGCTTGGCAGCGTGGCGTTCCCCACGCACTCATAGCAAATACAGACATGGATGCTTATACAAAC
Protein-coding regions in this window:
- a CDS encoding hypothetical protein (encoded by transcript TGME49_212210), with protein sequence MGNEQSSEAEGQRPEQVPNTETGLSEPPKEAVPAQASVEAPTQDENSKDPPPLINHGFSRYLSGLGDFFSTDSASAVSASSEVVNNLGSYMSLEAVKEALTGEDKADEPPSSSSEEPSKDAPANDAKVAEHTEQESSAAGLTAYLTTSFDGVSELFRSLTQESSAVATEACAETQEKGANLQAYLPAGMEGVSALFKTGSSENNEVLPSFQDAEKAAPVRRSDTATSATPAIEEPAAPTASEEQAPPSAEEQAPPSTTAKPAAPSTTEEQAAPTATEETA
- a CDS encoding hypothetical protein (encoded by transcript TGME49_212220); the encoded protein is MHFLSCTDGKPHARGDRRNLLEEEMGLDSRNEGGFSHHASQRGWVGRPDDGEWYRRERGNSDDFDRRQHAASRSGDYTPSGGRMHMRGPSYSPDRRVQERSGGREYAGPVGYSSNGGGLPVGPSQRLLEGERYSSKDPFHGSAYSHPARDASDSLRRPLVAENHNRGTCHPCVFYAVGRCRNGGECRNCHEEEHSDTRSPLFALDVLHRKGLCIVCIDFKRKGICNDPDRAHRLLYCHHPQHRPNAGDFAEDRGRDSAACTGGPRRALEDLSPKVYRSAGYWGEAHISAGRCRQREEEYDDCSGRESARRRLLSPELCSRGYGSSMRAYSGVAGGSKCMSPPGKDDYCGHERGTGGGSGGRTASLCVGRGVQPPNSRLHPPRVCEERRCVPCSVFFSEGRCRRIDCARCHEPCHGSASSPLFYHRVLHDMNRCEPCRAFADGCCPLSDGACCFCHDRSHAGDRLSSLKPAAMYYPARREPYEATSGRAAGGPSYRGAREVDSFRRREPLGVGRDGLDKGSRGGDSGDRNYASRGGPRVQRVERGGAALGGTHPDRCVPCLWYFQHVTGCGKGRACSGCHHEDHRDPQSDLHPSKRLHVLGRCVPCRNYFKGICPRQAEACGFCHHEEHRSMTGSKGERVREEERKEQREQDGSRQEECGKTLGGLGCSVETPRNKEGESRTVSVTSGSGEKVDKGEPGGPGESEEPREEERKTEKEADKEGYSGKLAKNGGTKRAVHYVRQRGQNEPRAHERGVCRPCAFYFIGPQGCLKRDRCPDCHHADHANPHSSAHPSKLLHLKGTCRPCISFQRGTCTKAAENCVYCHHSSHLHEACDDRESGDKQETMEESDQVDAAEFPVQDLGDGPVCCQEEQLENSPCCQQLPGESYPISDRRGGESEETPVGGDRSKVCLCDEQEMDRGTESTDVVGDHETKPEQHAGGKGNIGDDETVAGHSCPLIVSPRPDDEADKALVTEEGANGHNM
- a CDS encoding beta-1 tubulin, putative (encoded by transcript TGME49_212240), with the protein product MREIVHIQGGQCGNQIGAKFWEVISDEHGIDPTGTYNGDSDLQLERVNVFYNEATGGRFVPRAILMDLEPGTMDSVRAGPFGQLFRPDNFVFGQTGAGNNWAKGHYTEGAELIDSVLDIVRKEAEGCDCLQGFQITHSLGGGTGSGMGTLLISKVREEYPDRIMETFSVFPSPKVSDTVVEPYNATLSVHQLVENADEVQVIDNEALYDICFRTLKLTTPTYGDLNHLVSAAMSGVTCSLRFPGQLNSDLRKLAVNLIPFPRLHFFLIGFAPLTSRGSQQYRALTVPELTQQMFDAKNMMCASDPRHGRYLTACAMFRGRMSTKEVDEQMLNVQNKNSSYFVEWIPNNMKSSVCDIPPKGLKMSVTFVGNSTAIQEMFKRVSEQFTAMFRRKAFLHWYTGEGMDEMEFTEAESNMNDLVSEYQQYQDATAEEEGEFDDEEGAAEGEGAE